The following proteins come from a genomic window of Anomaloglossus baeobatrachus isolate aAnoBae1 unplaced genomic scaffold, aAnoBae1.hap1 Scaffold_2577, whole genome shotgun sequence:
- the LOC142263433 gene encoding general transcription factor II-I repeat domain-containing protein 2-like: MSTAKKAKTDSGRSFQEVWTESFGVIERSGKALCTLCNESVVCRTSSVRRHFDTNHKNVAQLSETERKEFLEGKLRKYNSQSLSFCNYLSPSRTNHLTAASFQMSLVLAKHGKPLSDGEIIKAAMLSGSNSLFHDLPNKDKISQRISEMPLSRNTVKDRVQRMASDVSQQLTTDLQKAACYSMCLDESTDVKNHARLAVILRYAAGDTMREELVKLLSLPERTQGIDIHNAVMEAFLSQDIRPEKVVSITSDGAPSMVGKSAGFIQFFVKEIKHEVIQFHCIIHQEALCARESSKKFEDVLKDVTKMVNYIIARALNSRQFQALLEEVQAQYNCLLMYNNVRWLSRGQVLERFVACLEEIRLFMNEKGQEYPQLTDMAWLTNLMFFTDFTLHFNVLNKQLQGVAVGKTAERMFCDIKTFERKLQVFERDIESGQLKYFPNLKMHLENSTFVDSLTSHQEIYKEFSSIVRAAKVNFSNRFLQFRKMETTLCFLTFPERAKFEDIDLSCLQWLDLGNLEMELLEFQESSIWKNKFCDLRETLEKIEGMTKDSPVSSENEILKVWNSLPNNFKSMKALGIALLTLFGSSYSCEQLFSALNYIKSDIRNRLTDDLSAACVALKLTKYEPRVDKLSACMQQQKSH; encoded by the coding sequence ATGAGTacagcaaaaaaagcaaaaacagataGTGGAAGATCATTCCAAGAGGTCTGGACAGAGTCATTTGGAGTTATTGAACGCAGTGGGAAAGCGTTATGTACTCTGTGTAATGAAAGTGTTGTGTGTCGCACATCAAGTGTCAGACGGCACTTTGACaccaaccacaaaaatgttgcccaACTAAGTGAAACTGAACGAAAAGAGTTTCTTGAAGGCAAATTGAGAAAATATAATTCCCAGTCTCTTAGTTTTTGCAACTATCTTTCTCCAAGTAGAACAAATCATCTGACAGCTGCCAGTTTTCAAATGTCCCTGGTCTTAGCAAAACATGGTAAGCCCCTCTCTGATGGGGAAATTATCAAAGCAGCCATGTTGTCTGGGAGTAATTCTCTTTTTCATGATTTGCCAAATAAAGATAAAATTAGTCAACGCATCTCTGAGATGCCACTTAGCAGAAATACTGTTAAAGATCGAGTCCAGCGCATGGCAAGTGATGTTAGTCAGCAGCTCACCACTGACCTACAAAAGGCAGCTTGTTACTCAATGTGCTTGGATGAAAGCACAGATGTAAAAAATCACGCAAGACTAGCAGTAATTTTGCGTTATGCTGCTGGTGACACTATGAGAGAGGAGCTGGTGAAACTGTTATCCTTGCCTGAAAGAACACAAGGGATAGATATCCACAATGCTGTGATGGAGGCTTTTTTGTCACAAGACATAAGACCAGAAAAAGTTGTTTCAATTACTAGTGATGGGGCACCTTCTATGGTGGGTAAATCAGCTGGTTTCATACAGTTCTTTGTTAAAGAAATAAAACATGAAGTCATTCAGTTCCATTGTATTATACATCAAGAAGCTCTCTGTGCCAGGGAAAGTAGCAAAAAATTTGAGGATGTCCTTAAAGATGTCACAAAAATGGTTAATTACATCATAGCTCGTGCTCTAAATTCTCGACAATTTCAAGCacttcttgaggaggttcaggcacAGTATAATTGCTTACTTATGTACAATAATGTCCGGTGGCTGAGCAGAGGACAAGTCCTGGAGAGATTTGTAGCTTGCTTGGAAGAAATTAGGCTGTTTATGAATGAAAAAGGGCAGGAATATCCACAGCTCACTGATATGGCCTGGCTTACCAACCTCATGTTTTTCACAGATTTTACACTACACTTCAATGTACTGAATAAACAACTACAAGGTGtagctgtagggaaaacagcagaaAGAATGTTTTGTGATATTAAAACATTTGAGAGAAAACTTCAGGTTTTTGAAAGAGACATTGAAAGTGGGCAACTGAAATATTTTCCAAATCTAAAAATGCATTTAGAAAATTCTACATTTGTAGACAGTCTCACCAGCCATCAAGAAATCTACAAGGAATTTTCTAGCATTGTACGAGCTGCAAAGGTCAATTTTAGTAACAGATTTTTACAGTTCCGTAAAATGGAGACAACTCtgtgttttctgacatttccaGAGAGAGCCAAATTTGAAGATATTGATCTTTCCTGCTTACAATGGTTAGATTTAGGGAATCTTGAAATGGAGCTATTGGAATTTCAAGAAAGCTCTATCTGGAAAAATAAATTCTGTGACCTGCGTGAAACACTTGAGAAGATAGAAGGAATGACAAAGGACAGCCCAGTTAGTTCAGAAAATGAAATCCTTAAAGTGTGGAATTCTCTGCCAAATAATTTTAAGTCAATGAAAGCACTTGGGATTGCTTTACTTACCCTGTTTGGGTCGTCATATTCTTGTGAGCAGCTGTTTTCAGCTTTGAATTATATCAAATCTGACATTAGAAACAGACTAACAGATGACCTGAGTGCAGCATGTGTTGCCCTCAAACTTACAAAGTATGAGCCAAGGGTAGACAAGTTATCAGCATGCATGCAACAGCAAAAATCACATTAA